In Haliotis asinina isolate JCU_RB_2024 chromosome 15, JCU_Hal_asi_v2, whole genome shotgun sequence, one DNA window encodes the following:
- the LOC137266325 gene encoding uncharacterized protein, with the protein MGEHSVIKTTRIHTSVSERALKLYFKKWQSEGYTVTDVYINKDEEAASVHFKECNLKPDLLKRPHKIGGVTFYTSLYPEWLKLPSPFSIHDLDPQKMRFLKTSERTLSDFERQLHDIYTTCEFDSEYSVILTCCLTKDVPNAEHRADTWEAEAQSLCEQFFSSLSTGRLYIPPEIWNDVIRAIGDLQMPNRDEAVLHINPVLNLLDVVGHNIITEPLVQVLTTIKEKTTNDYMYRTDQIMVVMTVRLWHLHLLKRVDFERLMSRKYPHLKTELDLCKEAIIFSGAMCDIEPARKDLEDMMLPFRKDRLWVLSEEKFKLVQKRSVREYIEKKLENVKGFFDTGKDGINVYSQSEADSRRISEIFTHCLKEQVISLDLESVPLVESAEWKKLCCDLIRPHGDVFEIAVGRDKSHVVVTATDDVVEDVTKGVEEIINNNTVYRDSIQFSFRCHRFLTTYMRSDTDNLERSYAVEIHADSETFSLKGTKHGVKSVKQELKTLSQAIVYKCCVFDSPGIVKLLLSEEGHSQTNHIASSKRCLIEYQVKPTGLSEETLQHQRGHMRCDDTARSVPATDEYTLVQGVTTPVLDEGPSTSDNVPSDVGAELSPPFEIVIIDDDITKQQTDVIVNSASSDLQLRNGSVSSSILDAGGEDIQQECNPDGIKPGEFAITGGGKLKCKHVYHACLPTRREESWHQVLQELMLDCLERASQDAHKTIAFPAFGTGNLGYPKDVVAQTMIETAQTFGENNPESSLEKVNIVVHNDDPSIFEAFKSAREATNVEMERKISFYTRRNDRVFDTDAMEGTTGTTAGTQTSQPATQVTLDVYSDDISHVETFLSLLDRFCKQAITTQCISDDMLKTMNQRQHDRIRTLSLKYSVSVDLNHMTGAVELEGLKSDVMEATTSVHTICKDILLQRTRDEKVRLISSYVKWGYTDLSGTRAICDYDNTTNLKIEEAYRAKMDSLCLPVIDGNEYVLDFKKMEEIDRNDPEDRVRVIRKDLTEGTIFETPLYWSPADTECQMVELKKETSEYMKVEEAFSNSFGGQTTILKIQRIQARLLWKLYVMKRQHLEKWQKQNPKVKIEHVLWHGTSVDAIPCIVKNGFSRSYSGKHATAFGKGVYFAVSASFSHKYSEPDSQGHKHMIQARVLTGRYCQGEKAMSVPPMRDSKNQTLYDSVVDNPKAPTMFIIFHDAQAYPEYVITYH; encoded by the exons ATGGGCGAGCATTCTGTGATCAAAACAACCCGTATCCACACCTCAGTGAGTGAAAGAGCTCTGAAGCTGTATTTCAAGAAATGGCAAAGTGAGGGATATACCGTAACTGACGTCTACATAAACAAAGATGAGGAGGCAGCATCGGTACATTTCAAAGAATGTAATT TGAAGCCTGACCTTCTGAAAAGACCTCACAAGATAGGAGGTGTGACATTCTATACGTCTCTCTACCCCGAATGGCTGAAGCTACCATCCCCATTTTCCATCCATGACCTAGATCCACAAAAGATGCGTTTCCTTAAAACATCTGAGAGGACTCTGTCTGATTTTGAGAGGCAGCTGCACGATATTTATACAACATGTGAATTTGATTCGGAATACTCTGTTATCCTAACGTGTTGCCTTACCAAAGATGTTCCTAATGCAGAGCACAGAGCAGATACATGGGAAGCTGAGGCACAAAGTCTGTGTGAACAGTTCTTCAGTTCACTTAGCACTGGGCGACTATATATACCCCCTGAAATTTGGAACGACGTAATTAGAGCCATTGGCGACCTGCAGATGCCTAACAGGGATGAAGCAGTTTTACACATTAATCCTGTGTTGAACCTCCTAGATGTGGTCGGTCACAATATCATCACAGAACCTCTGGTGCAAGTGCTGACAACTATCAAAGAAAAAACAACGAACGATTACATGTATAGGACAGATCAGATCATGGTGGTCATGACGGTCAGATTGTGGCACCTCCATTTACTGAAGAGAGTGGATTTTGAAAGGTTGATGTCACGGAAATATCCACATCTGAAAACTGAGTTGGATCTCTGCAAGGAGGCGATAATATTTTCAGGGGCTATGTGTGACATTGAGCCCGCTCGAAAAGATCTTGAGGATATGATGCTTCCTTTCAGAAAAGATCGTTTGTGGGTCTTATCTGAAGAGAAGTTCAAACTTGTTCAGAAGAGATCCGTAAGAGAATACATTGAGAAGAAGCTAGAAAATGTCAAGGGATTTTTTGATACAGGAAAGGACGGGATTAACGTGTACAGTCAATCAGAGGCTGACTCGAGACGTATATCTGAAATTTTCACTCACTGTCTGAAGGAACAGGTCATATCTCTTGACCTCGAATCTGTCCCATTGGTTGAATCTGCAGAATGGAAGAAACTGTGTTGTGACCTGATTAGACCACATGGGGACGTTTTTGAGATCGCTGTTGGACGAGACAAGTCTCATGTTGTCGTTACTGCAACGGACGACGTTGTAGAAGACGTGACAAAAGGCGTGGAGGAAATCATAAACAATAACACTGTGTATAGGGACTCTATCCAGTTCAGCTTCAGATGCCATCGTTTCCTCACAACGTACATGCGTAGTGACACAGACAATTTAGAAAGATCATATGCCGTAGAAATTCACGCAGACTCAGAAACGTTTTCATTGAAGGGCACTAAACATGGGGTGAAAAGTGTCAAACAAGAGCTGAAAACACTTTCTCAGGCGATAGTGTACAAGTGCTGCGTTTTCGACAGTCCTGGAATAGTCAAATTACTTTTGTCAGAGGAAGGACACTCACAGACAAATCACATTGCTTCCAGTAAGAGGTGTTTGATAGAGTACCAGGTAAAGCCCACGGGTCTTTCAGAAGAAACTCTCCAACACCAGCGAGGGCACATGAGATGTGACGACACTGCGAGATCTGTTCCAGCTACTGATGAATACACATTGGTTCAAGGAGTCACCACACCTGTGCTGGACGAAG GACCTTCTACAAGTGACAATGTACCTTCCGACGTGGGCGCTGAACTGAGTCCACCATTTGAAATAGTCATCATAGATGACGATATTACGAAGCAGCAG ACCGACGTTATAGTGAATAGCGCGTCAAGTGATCTCCAACTTAGGAACGGTTCTGTGTCCAGCTCCATCCTTGACGCTGGAGGAGAGGACATACAACAAGAATGCAACCCCGACGGAATTAAACCAGGAGAATTCGCCATCACTGGCGGGGGAAAACTCAAGTGTAAGCACGTGTACCACGCCTGTCTCCCAACACGGAGGGAAGAATCGTGGCATCAG GTTCTTCAGGAACTGATGTTAGACTGCCTCGAAAGAGCTTCCCAAGACGCGCACAAGACCATTGCTTTTCCAGCTTTCGGTACTGGAAACCTCGGATACCCAAAGGACGTAGTAGCCCAAACTATGATAGAAACAGCTCAAACGTTTGGCGAAAACAACCCTGAATCATCTCTTGAGAAAGTGAACATAGTGGTGCATAATGATGATCCTTCGATATTTGAG GCTTTCAAAAGCGCCAGAGAGGCAACCAACGTAGAAATGGAGAGGAAAATCTCTTTCTACACCCGCAGAAACGACAGGGTCTTTG ATACTGATGCCATGGAAGGAACTACAGGGACGACAGCCGGGACACAGACATCACAACCGGCAACCCAGGTTACTCTTGACGTGTACTCCGATGACATCAGTCATGTGGAAACGTTTCTAAGCCTGCTGGACAGATTTTGTAAACAAGCTATTACAACACAGTGTATTTCAGATGATATGTTGAAAACTATGAATCAACGACAG CACGATAGAATTCGAACACTAAGTTTAAAGTACTCTGTTTCTGTTGACCTCAACCACATGACTGGCGCAGTTGAACTTGAAGGTCTGAAATCGGACGTGATGGAAGCCACAACCTCAGTTCACACCATTTGTAAGGACATCCTTTTACAAAGAACACGTGATGAGAAGGTCAGACTCATCTCATCTTACGTGAAATGGGGATACACTGATCTGTCAGGTACAAGGGCGATTTGTGATTATGATAACACCACTAACTTAAAGATTGAAGAAGCCTATAGGGCCAAGATGGATTCTCTCTGTCTACCAGTCATCGATGGCAACGAGTATGTTCTCGATTTTAAGAAAATGGAAGAAATCGATCGGAATGATCCCGAAGATCGGGTTCGTGTCATCAGGAAAGATTTAACAGAAG GAACAATATTTGAAACACCTTTGTACTGGTCTCCGGCGGATACAGAATGTCAAATGGTTGAACTCAAGAAGGAAACCAGCGAATACATGAAAGTAGAGGAGGCATTTTCAAACAGTTTTGGAGGACAAACAACAATCCTCAAG ATACAGCGGATTCAGGCTCGGTTGTTATGGAAGCTTTATGTAATGAAGAGACAGCATCTAGAAAAATGGCAAAAACAGAATCCAAAAGTCAAGATTGAACATGTCCTGTGGCACGGTACAAGCGTGGATGCCATTCCATGTATAGTAAAGAATGGTTTCAGTCGGAGCTACAGTGGAAAGCATG CGACCGCATTCGGAAAAGGCGTGTATTTTGCAGTCAGTGCTTCTTTCTCTCACAAGTATTCCGAGCCAGACAGTCAAGGACACAAGCACATGATCCAAGCCCGAGTACTCACGGGAAGGTACTGCCAGGGGGAGAAGGCAATGAGCGTTCCACCGATGAGAGATTCGAAGAATCAAACATTATATGACTCGGTGGTGGATAACCCCAAAGCTCCCACCATGttcatcattttccatgatgCTCAAGCCTATCCAGAATATGTTATTACCTATCACTGA